The Haemophilus parainfluenzae genome window below encodes:
- a CDS encoding TIGR04211 family SH3 domain-containing protein: MSKVSKLLFSCVLLGSTIGTVQAETQYVTESLNTYLRRGAGDQFKIAGAIQSGEAVTVLEQQGKYTLIRDNKNREAWILTSELSSTPSSREENPKLKAQVQELTLKLNRVDSDWQQRTNEIQRRSKQAEQQSSELLEQNSQLKRELEMTKNKNRDLEAMLDANKREIAIQWFIYGGSVLGVGLLIGLVLPYILPRRKRRDSW, encoded by the coding sequence ATGTCAAAAGTGAGTAAACTTTTATTTTCTTGTGTTCTATTGGGCTCAACCATTGGAACAGTACAAGCTGAAACGCAATATGTGACAGAAAGTCTGAACACCTATTTACGTCGTGGTGCAGGTGATCAATTTAAGATCGCAGGTGCAATCCAATCTGGCGAAGCGGTAACAGTCTTGGAACAACAAGGAAAGTACACCCTAATTCGTGATAATAAAAATCGTGAAGCTTGGATTTTAACCTCTGAACTAAGCTCTACACCAAGTAGCCGTGAAGAAAATCCAAAATTAAAAGCACAGGTACAAGAATTAACGTTAAAGCTGAATCGTGTCGATTCAGATTGGCAACAACGCACAAACGAAATTCAACGCCGTAGCAAACAAGCTGAACAACAAAGCAGTGAATTGCTTGAACAAAATTCACAACTTAAACGTGAATTAGAAATGACGAAAAATAAAAATCGTGATTTAGAAGCCATGCTTGATGCCAATAAACGTGAAATCGCAATTCAATGGTTTATCTATGGTGGTTCTGTGTTGGGCGTAGGTTTGTTAATTGGTCTTGTATTACCTTACATTTTACCTAGACGTAAACGCCGTGATAGCTGGTAA
- a CDS encoding inorganic phosphate transporter, with protein sequence MEIINAYGSWLVLITAVFGFFMAFGIGANDVSNSMGTSVGSGTITAKQAIIIALIFESAGAYLAGGEVTETIKSGVIDPTQFVEMPDVLALGMLSALFASGAWLFIATKMGWPVSGTHTIIGALIGFACITIGPSSVDWSTIGGIVGSWFITPVIAGLLAYTIFASIQKLIFDTEEPLKNAQKYGPYYMAITVFVLCIVTMAKGLKHVGLNLSNNETLIISLLISVVGMIFCHFYFRSKAFTAKARKGSFGSVEKIFSILMLLTACAMAFAHGSNDVANAIGPLSSVVSIVQNGGKILSGGDLAWWILPLGALGIAVGLIAMGQKVMATVGSGITDLTPSRGFAAQFATAMTVVVASGTGLPISTTQTLVGAILGIGFARGIAALNLTVIRNIISSWVVTLPAGAFFAIVIFYILRAVFH encoded by the coding sequence ATGGAAATTATTAATGCATACGGTTCGTGGTTAGTCTTAATTACCGCGGTATTCGGTTTTTTTATGGCATTTGGTATTGGTGCCAACGACGTATCAAACTCAATGGGTACCTCGGTTGGTTCTGGTACCATTACAGCCAAACAAGCAATTATTATTGCCCTTATTTTTGAATCTGCCGGGGCTTATTTAGCCGGTGGTGAAGTAACAGAAACTATCAAAAGTGGTGTGATCGACCCCACTCAATTTGTCGAAATGCCAGACGTATTGGCATTGGGAATGCTTTCTGCTCTCTTTGCATCAGGAGCTTGGTTATTTATCGCTACTAAAATGGGTTGGCCTGTTTCAGGTACTCACACCATCATTGGGGCTTTAATTGGTTTTGCTTGTATTACGATTGGTCCAAGTTCTGTTGACTGGTCTACTATTGGTGGGATCGTTGGAAGCTGGTTTATCACCCCCGTGATCGCAGGGCTTTTAGCTTATACCATCTTTGCAAGTATCCAGAAACTCATTTTCGATACAGAAGAACCGCTGAAAAACGCACAAAAATACGGGCCTTACTACATGGCGATTACCGTATTCGTACTTTGTATCGTTACCATGGCAAAAGGTTTAAAACACGTTGGTTTAAATCTTTCCAACAATGAAACGCTCATTATTTCATTGCTTATCAGTGTTGTTGGTATGATTTTCTGCCATTTCTACTTCCGCAGCAAAGCATTTACAGCAAAAGCAAGAAAAGGATCGTTCGGATCAGTAGAAAAGATTTTTAGTATCTTAATGCTTTTAACCGCTTGTGCTATGGCGTTCGCACATGGTTCTAATGACGTAGCCAATGCAATTGGTCCGCTTTCTTCTGTGGTATCAATCGTGCAAAATGGCGGGAAAATCCTGAGTGGTGGTGATTTAGCTTGGTGGATTTTACCTTTAGGTGCATTAGGTATCGCTGTTGGTCTTATCGCAATGGGACAAAAAGTGATGGCAACCGTAGGGTCAGGAATTACAGATTTAACCCCAAGTCGTGGTTTTGCTGCACAATTTGCAACGGCGATGACTGTTGTTGTGGCATCTGGTACAGGTTTACCAATCTCTACCACACAAACTTTAGTGGGTGCAATCTTAGGTATCGGTTTCGCACGTGGTATTGCGGCGCTTAACTTGACGGTTATCCGTAACATCATTAGTTCATGGGTTGTGACGTTACCTGCTGGGGCATTCTTTGCGATTGTGATTTTCTACATCCTTCGCGCGGTTTTCCACTAG
- the radA gene encoding DNA repair protein RadA: MAKAPKTAYVCNDCGAEFSRWQGQCSACKAWNTISEVRLISASNSAKNDRFSGYAGETRAKIQTLSEISLQETPRFTSGFKELDRVLGGGIVPGSAILIGGHPGAGKSTLLLQVMCGLAKNMTALYVTGEESLQQVAMRANRLNLPTDKLNMLSETSVEQICNLADQLKPQIIVVDSIQVMHLSDIQSSPGSVAQVRECASFLTRYAKTRQVAIIMVGHVTKDGTLAGPKVLEHAIDCSLLLEGEADSRFRTLRSHKNRFGAVNELGVFGMTEQGLREVKNPSAIFLSRGDEQTPGSSVMVLWEGTRPLLVEIQALVDHSMLANPRRVAVGLEQNRLALLLAVLHRHGGLQMSDQDVFVNVVGGVKVGETGADLALLLALISSFRNRPLPQDLVVFGEVGLAGEIRPVTSGQERISEAAKHGFKRAIVPFANKPKSAVENMEVFTVKKLADALAILDNF, encoded by the coding sequence ATGGCAAAAGCTCCTAAAACCGCTTATGTATGTAATGATTGTGGTGCTGAGTTTTCGCGCTGGCAAGGGCAATGTTCAGCCTGTAAAGCGTGGAATACGATTAGTGAAGTGCGGTTAATTTCAGCCTCAAATTCTGCAAAAAATGATCGTTTTAGTGGTTATGCAGGAGAAACCCGTGCAAAAATCCAAACACTTTCTGAAATTAGCTTACAAGAGACACCACGTTTCACCAGTGGATTTAAAGAATTAGATCGCGTGTTAGGCGGCGGGATCGTACCAGGGAGTGCCATTTTAATTGGTGGGCATCCTGGTGCAGGGAAAAGTACCTTGTTACTTCAAGTCATGTGCGGATTAGCGAAAAATATGACCGCACTTTATGTAACAGGGGAAGAGTCACTTCAACAAGTGGCTATGCGAGCTAATCGCTTAAATCTGCCGACAGATAAATTAAATATGTTATCTGAAACCTCAGTTGAGCAAATTTGTAATTTGGCGGATCAATTAAAACCGCAAATTATCGTAGTAGACTCGATTCAGGTTATGCATCTTTCAGATATTCAATCCTCTCCAGGGAGTGTGGCACAAGTGCGTGAATGTGCCTCTTTCCTGACTCGTTATGCGAAAACCCGACAGGTTGCCATCATTATGGTTGGGCATGTCACCAAAGACGGCACCCTTGCTGGTCCGAAAGTATTGGAACATGCCATTGACTGTTCGTTATTGCTGGAAGGAGAGGCTGATTCCCGTTTCCGTACGTTACGTAGTCATAAAAACCGTTTTGGCGCAGTGAATGAGCTAGGGGTATTCGGTATGACAGAGCAAGGATTGCGCGAAGTGAAAAATCCATCGGCAATTTTCTTAAGTCGTGGAGATGAACAAACGCCTGGTAGCTCGGTAATGGTTCTTTGGGAAGGAACGCGTCCGCTTTTGGTGGAAATTCAAGCGTTAGTGGATCATTCCATGCTTGCAAATCCGCGCCGTGTGGCGGTGGGGTTAGAGCAAAATCGTTTAGCTTTATTGCTTGCGGTATTACATCGTCATGGTGGACTACAAATGTCGGATCAAGATGTTTTCGTGAATGTCGTTGGTGGTGTAAAAGTCGGGGAAACTGGAGCAGATCTTGCGTTATTGCTTGCATTAATTTCGAGTTTCCGTAATCGTCCATTGCCACAAGATTTAGTTGTCTTTGGTGAAGTCGGGTTAGCAGGTGAAATTCGTCCGGTAACTAGTGGTCAAGAACGCATTAGTGAAGCGGCAAAACATGGTTTTAAACGCGCGATTGTCCCTTTCGCCAATAAGCCGAAAAGTGCGGTTGAGAATATGGAAGTTTTTACGGTGAAAAAACTCGCTGATGCACTTGCCATTTTGGATAATTTCTAA
- the lrp gene encoding leucine-responsive transcriptional regulator Lrp has product MEKKLNKALDSIDIKILNELQRNGKISNIDLSKKVGLSPTPCLERVKRLEKQGVIMGYRALLNPELLDAPLLVIVEITLVRGKPDVFEEFNAAIQALDEILECHLVSGDFDYLLKTRVADMAAYRKLLGTTLLRLPGVNDTRTYVVMEEVKQTNYLVLK; this is encoded by the coding sequence ATGGAAAAGAAATTAAATAAAGCGTTGGATAGCATTGATATCAAAATCTTAAATGAATTACAACGCAACGGTAAAATCTCTAATATCGATTTATCAAAGAAAGTGGGGTTATCGCCAACGCCTTGTTTAGAAAGGGTAAAACGCTTAGAAAAACAAGGTGTGATTATGGGCTATCGGGCGCTATTAAATCCTGAATTACTGGATGCGCCTTTATTGGTGATCGTTGAAATTACGCTCGTGCGTGGTAAACCTGATGTTTTCGAAGAGTTTAATGCAGCGATTCAAGCGCTTGATGAAATTCTCGAATGTCATTTGGTATCAGGTGATTTCGATTATTTACTCAAAACACGTGTAGCAGATATGGCGGCATATCGAAAATTATTGGGTACCACATTATTGCGCTTACCAGGTGTGAATGACACCCGAACTTATGTTGTAATGGAAGAAGTGAAACAAACTAATTATCTCGTACTAAAATAA
- a CDS encoding multifunctional CCA addition/repair protein, whose amino-acid sequence MEIYLVGGAVRDQLLGLPIKDRDWIVVGATPEMLLAQGYQRVGKDFPVFLNPESHEEYALARTERKSGKGYTGFICDFSDDITLEQDLIRRDLTINAIAQDKDGKLHDPYHGVEDIHQRILRHISPAFAEDPLRVLRVARFAARFHHLGFSIAKETLKLMAELTEQGELAHLTAERVWMETEKALNEPHPEIYFETLHQVGALKVFFPEIAALDGVPNPAKYHPEIDSFVHTMLVLQQAVKLTKNSNLNKSAVRFAAICHDLGKALTPKEMWPSHHGHEKAGIKPTRSLCKRLRVPNYLQELGELTCEYHTHAHKALELRPETVVKLFNTFDVWRKPQRFEEFLLVCLSDTRGRTGFENKEYPQIDYLKTLYQAALAVDVQQVISDGFEKQGIRDELTRRRIAAVKAEKTRLNA is encoded by the coding sequence ATGGAAATTTATCTTGTCGGCGGTGCTGTACGTGATCAACTTTTAGGTTTACCGATTAAAGATCGTGACTGGATTGTCGTGGGTGCCACACCAGAAATGTTGCTAGCTCAAGGTTACCAACGAGTTGGCAAAGACTTCCCTGTTTTTCTCAATCCTGAAAGCCATGAAGAATATGCGCTTGCCCGTACAGAACGAAAATCAGGCAAAGGCTACACTGGGTTTATTTGTGATTTTTCAGATGATATTACGCTTGAACAGGATTTAATTCGTCGAGATCTCACAATTAATGCCATTGCCCAAGACAAAGATGGCAAACTGCACGATCCTTATCATGGCGTAGAAGATATTCACCAACGTATTTTACGTCATATTTCCCCCGCTTTTGCTGAAGATCCACTTCGTGTATTACGTGTTGCTCGCTTTGCTGCTCGCTTTCATCATTTAGGTTTCTCTATTGCCAAAGAAACCCTTAAATTAATGGCTGAACTTACTGAACAAGGCGAACTCGCCCACCTAACGGCTGAGCGTGTTTGGATGGAAACAGAAAAAGCATTAAACGAACCGCATCCTGAAATTTATTTTGAAACGCTGCATCAAGTTGGCGCGCTCAAAGTGTTCTTCCCTGAAATTGCCGCCTTAGATGGTGTACCGAACCCAGCCAAATATCATCCTGAAATTGATAGCTTTGTTCATACCATGCTCGTATTGCAACAAGCCGTTAAGCTTACAAAAAATAGCAATTTGAATAAAAGTGCGGTCCGTTTTGCTGCGATTTGTCATGATCTTGGAAAAGCCCTTACCCCAAAAGAAATGTGGCCTAGTCATCATGGACATGAAAAAGCGGGGATTAAACCGACTCGTTCATTATGCAAACGCCTTAGAGTCCCTAATTATCTTCAAGAATTAGGCGAATTAACTTGCGAATATCACACGCATGCACACAAAGCATTAGAACTTCGCCCAGAAACAGTAGTGAAACTCTTTAATACTTTTGATGTTTGGCGCAAGCCTCAGCGATTTGAGGAATTTTTATTGGTATGTTTATCTGATACTCGCGGACGAACTGGCTTTGAAAATAAAGAATATCCGCAAATTGATTACCTCAAAACACTTTATCAAGCTGCTCTAGCCGTTGATGTGCAACAAGTGATTTCCGATGGATTTGAAAAGCAAGGTATTCGAGATGAATTAACACGTCGAAGAATTGCCGCAGTGAAAGCCGAGAAAACTCGCTTAAATGCTTAA
- a CDS encoding ribose-phosphate pyrophosphokinase, whose product MPDIKLFAGNATPELAKKISERLYISLGDATVGRFSDGEIQVQINENVRGADVFIIQSTCAPTNDNLMELIVMVDALRRASAGRITAVVPYFGYARQDRRVRSARVPITAKVVADLLSTVGIDRVLTCDLHAEQIQGFFDVPVDNVFGSPVLLDDILKKTDLVNPIVVSPDIGGVVRARAVAKLLNDTEMAIIDKRRPRANVSQVMHIIGDVADRDCILVDDMIDTGGTLCKAAEALKERGAKRVFAYATHAVFSGAAAQNLASDAIDEIVVTDTVPLSPEMKALGKVRVLTLSSMLAEAIRRISNEESISAMFE is encoded by the coding sequence ATGCCAGACATTAAACTCTTTGCTGGAAATGCTACGCCTGAGCTAGCGAAAAAGATTTCTGAACGTCTTTACATTTCATTAGGCGATGCCACAGTTGGACGCTTTAGCGATGGTGAAATCCAAGTGCAAATTAATGAAAATGTGCGTGGTGCAGACGTGTTTATTATTCAATCCACTTGTGCGCCAACGAATGACAACCTGATGGAATTGATTGTAATGGTTGATGCTTTACGTCGTGCATCTGCCGGCCGTATTACTGCCGTTGTTCCTTATTTTGGTTATGCTCGTCAAGATCGTCGTGTGCGTTCTGCTCGTGTTCCAATCACTGCAAAAGTGGTAGCAGATTTACTTTCAACAGTAGGGATTGACCGTGTATTAACTTGTGACTTACACGCAGAGCAAATCCAAGGTTTCTTTGATGTACCAGTTGATAACGTATTCGGTTCACCCGTTTTACTTGATGATATCTTGAAGAAAACCGATCTTGTCAATCCTATCGTTGTTTCTCCTGATATCGGCGGTGTGGTACGTGCTCGCGCGGTAGCGAAATTATTAAACGATACCGAAATGGCAATTATCGACAAACGTCGTCCACGCGCAAACGTATCACAAGTTATGCATATTATCGGGGATGTCGCAGATCGTGATTGTATCCTTGTAGATGATATGATTGATACAGGTGGTACATTATGTAAAGCAGCTGAAGCATTAAAAGAACGCGGTGCAAAACGCGTATTTGCTTACGCAACTCACGCTGTATTCTCTGGTGCAGCCGCACAAAATTTAGCGAGCGATGCGATTGATGAAATCGTGGTGACTGATACTGTTCCACTTTCACCTGAAATGAAAGCGCTTGGTAAAGTACGCGTGCTGACTCTTTCTAGCATGCTTGCTGAAGCAATTCGTCGTATCAGTAATGAAGAATCTATTTCAGCAATGTTTGAATAA
- a CDS encoding transposase, whose translation MSYSYQFRLKIIKLVTEQDYGIREVAKLHQISHALVIYWLKAFRERGLDGVKSPYKNLQTPKIAKPKMKKKDIEIPETTDFSPKAFKKLQRELALARAEIAYLKELEALDRQKQRQKKEKLLKD comes from the coding sequence ATGTCCTACTCGTATCAATTTCGTTTGAAAATTATCAAACTCGTCACCGAACAGGATTATGGTATCCGTGAGGTGGCTAAACTTCATCAAATTTCCCACGCTCTCGTCATTTATTGGCTAAAAGCATTTCGGGAAAGAGGGCTTGATGGCGTAAAATCGCCTTATAAAAACCTTCAAACACCGAAAATAGCGAAGCCAAAGATGAAAAAGAAAGACATTGAAATTCCAGAAACCACAGACTTTTCACCTAAAGCGTTTAAAAAGTTACAACGAGAGCTCGCCTTGGCTCGTGCGGAGATTGCTTACCTAAAGGAGTTGGAGGCACTCGATCGTCAAAAACAACGACAGAAAAAAGAAAAATTATTGAAAGATTGA
- the lolB gene encoding lipoprotein insertase outer membrane protein LolB produces MKLLKSLLAPVFASVILSACTLDSERPTDVQHIDKNDITWQQHLKKIKQIQSYSTKGQIGYISPQERFSSRFEWQYQNPKAYKLKLYSLISKTTLTMEMHPNGMTISDNKGNQQSDKNAKLLLREIIGMDVPLEHLSYWLKGQPADNADYQVGTNHLLSEFSYPLDGSMWTADYLSYHADNSMPENILLKNKSTSQTLKIRVDEWAF; encoded by the coding sequence ATGAAATTATTAAAATCTCTTCTCGCACCTGTATTTGCAAGTGTGATCTTGTCTGCTTGTACCCTTGATTCAGAACGCCCAACAGATGTTCAACATATTGATAAGAACGATATTACGTGGCAACAGCACCTCAAAAAAATCAAACAAATTCAATCTTATAGCACAAAAGGACAAATTGGTTACATCAGTCCACAAGAGCGTTTTTCTAGTCGCTTTGAATGGCAATATCAAAACCCTAAAGCCTATAAGTTAAAACTTTATTCTCTGATTAGCAAAACGACGCTAACTATGGAAATGCATCCTAATGGCATGACGATTTCAGATAATAAAGGCAATCAACAATCTGATAAAAATGCCAAATTATTGTTACGCGAAATCATCGGAATGGATGTGCCATTAGAGCACTTATCTTATTGGTTAAAAGGTCAGCCAGCAGATAACGCAGATTACCAAGTTGGAACGAATCATCTTTTATCCGAATTTAGCTACCCACTTGATGGCTCGATGTGGACAGCCGATTACTTAAGTTATCATGCCGATAATTCGATGCCTGAAAATATTCTGTTAAAGAACAAAAGCACATCGCAAACCCTAAAAATTCGTGTGGATGAATGGGCGTTCTAA
- a CDS encoding TIGR00153 family protein yields MAMNNILGLFAHSPLKPLQKHSDKVTECCDLLIPFFQHTFVKQWDDAEKTRLDISQCEREADSLKREIRLKLPRGLFLPIDRTDLLELVTQQDKLANYAKDIAGRMIGRQFGIPEEMQEEFLHYVQRSLDSIHQAHLVIEEMDKLLETGFKGRELKLVNHMIQELDSIEDDTDQMQIKLRKMLYTIESRYNPIDVMFLYKIIEWVGVLADQAQRVGSRIELMLARS; encoded by the coding sequence ATGGCAATGAATAATATTCTCGGATTATTTGCCCATTCTCCTTTAAAACCACTACAGAAACATTCTGACAAAGTGACTGAATGTTGTGATTTATTAATTCCATTCTTCCAACATACCTTTGTAAAACAATGGGATGATGCAGAAAAAACACGTCTAGACATTTCTCAATGTGAACGTGAAGCAGATAGTCTAAAACGCGAAATCCGTTTGAAATTGCCTCGCGGTTTATTTTTACCCATTGATCGTACCGATTTACTCGAATTAGTCACCCAACAAGACAAATTAGCTAACTATGCTAAAGATATTGCTGGCCGCATGATTGGTCGCCAATTTGGTATTCCTGAAGAAATGCAGGAAGAATTTTTGCATTATGTTCAACGTAGTTTAGATTCTATTCATCAAGCTCATTTAGTGATTGAAGAAATGGATAAACTACTTGAAACTGGTTTTAAAGGCCGTGAATTAAAGTTAGTGAACCATATGATTCAAGAGCTAGACAGCATTGAAGATGATACGGATCAAATGCAAATTAAATTACGCAAAATGCTCTACACGATTGAAAGTCGTTATAACCCTATCGATGTGATGTTCTTATACAAAATCATCGAATGGGTGGGCGTATTAGCCGATCAAGCTCAACGTGTAGGATCTCGCATTGAATTAATGCTAGCCCGTTCCTAA
- the ispE gene encoding 4-(cytidine 5'-diphospho)-2-C-methyl-D-erythritol kinase yields the protein MKTHHFSTALSTSLGKPNRFPSPAKLNLFLYINGKLPNGYHELQTLFQFLDFGDWLTIDICQDRQIHITPEIPGLPLEQNLIYRAATLLQEKTGCTLGATIHLDKILPMGGGIGGGSSNAATALLALNYLWQTHLSIDELAELGLKLGADVPIFVHGKAAFAEGVGEKIQYCEPQEKYYVVLKPETAISTAVVFSAPDLPRNTEKRSLAELLNQPFANDCEKVVRTQYPEVEKALLWLLQYAPARLTGTGACVFAEFDDEKSAQAVFQQKPKEFFGFVAKGLNVSPLHAMLKQLSTNQSIYTQPEVI from the coding sequence ATGAAAACTCATCACTTTTCGACCGCACTTTCAACTTCTCTTGGAAAGCCTAACCGCTTTCCAAGCCCCGCAAAACTCAATTTATTTCTCTATATAAACGGTAAACTGCCAAACGGCTACCACGAATTACAAACTCTTTTCCAATTTCTTGATTTCGGCGATTGGCTCACCATTGATATTTGCCAAGATAGACAAATCCATATTACACCAGAAATTCCAGGCTTACCTCTAGAGCAAAACTTAATCTATCGTGCAGCCACGCTCCTACAAGAAAAAACAGGCTGTACGCTCGGCGCAACAATTCATTTAGATAAAATTCTTCCAATGGGCGGTGGGATTGGCGGTGGCTCATCCAATGCCGCAACGGCTCTGCTTGCTTTAAACTATTTATGGCAAACCCATTTATCCATTGATGAACTTGCCGAACTTGGGCTAAAACTTGGGGCTGACGTGCCTATCTTTGTTCATGGCAAAGCCGCTTTTGCAGAAGGTGTGGGTGAAAAAATTCAATACTGCGAACCACAAGAAAAATATTATGTGGTACTAAAACCTGAAACTGCGATTTCTACTGCAGTAGTTTTTAGCGCTCCCGATTTGCCACGCAATACAGAAAAAAGATCCCTTGCCGAACTTTTGAATCAACCGTTTGCAAACGATTGCGAAAAAGTCGTGCGAACTCAATATCCTGAAGTTGAAAAAGCCCTACTATGGTTGCTACAATATGCACCAGCCAGATTAACCGGAACCGGGGCTTGTGTTTTTGCTGAATTTGATGATGAAAAATCAGCACAAGCTGTTTTCCAACAAAAACCGAAGGAATTTTTCGGCTTTGTTGCTAAAGGATTAAACGTTTCACCATTACATGCGATGTTGAAACAACTCTCGACCAACCAATCTATCTACACTCAACCTGAGGTTATATAA
- a CDS encoding inorganic triphosphatase — protein sequence MSNEVELKLAVTSDAFDTLKIHLNQFKILEQNKVFLGNTYFDYPDHFLAKQKMGLRVRQENNDFTLTLKTDGKVVGGLHSRPEYNLSIPDNSVPTTEQLTSLYPFESLPSATLQPIFSTDFNRTFWLIAFGASKIEVAFDQGKILSGEKIQPICEIEFELKEGLVSDLFHFVSLLPFEQDVYFSSASKAKRGYQLGSKPLLIDWLNKWRDFLKEERERSAVDSREQLSAVMKMEQQLIEETLSFPTDVFAFDFMKTVERVGAFFNLYHYYDDNKALFEKLEENRSAELLASNQFFLNEIKGLITFHSETKDNFQTIEKLKALLKSRAYFERMLGLMMLMA from the coding sequence ATGAGTAATGAAGTTGAATTAAAGCTTGCAGTTACCTCTGATGCTTTCGATACCTTAAAAATACATCTCAATCAATTCAAAATCTTAGAACAAAATAAAGTCTTTCTGGGAAATACCTATTTCGATTACCCCGACCATTTTTTGGCGAAACAAAAAATGGGATTGCGTGTCCGTCAGGAAAATAATGATTTTACACTTACCTTAAAAACTGACGGAAAAGTGGTTGGTGGGTTGCATAGTCGTCCAGAATACAATTTATCTATACCTGATAATTCCGTACCCACAACGGAACAATTAACCTCATTGTATCCATTTGAAAGCTTGCCTTCCGCTACATTACAACCAATTTTCTCAACAGATTTTAACCGCACTTTTTGGTTAATTGCGTTTGGTGCATCAAAAATTGAAGTGGCCTTTGATCAAGGAAAAATTTTATCAGGGGAAAAAATACAGCCTATTTGTGAAATTGAATTTGAATTAAAAGAAGGGCTCGTTTCAGATCTTTTCCATTTTGTCTCACTTTTACCTTTTGAACAGGATGTCTATTTTAGCTCAGCAAGCAAAGCAAAACGCGGCTATCAATTAGGCAGCAAACCACTACTGATTGATTGGTTAAATAAATGGCGGGATTTCTTAAAAGAAGAACGAGAGAGAAGTGCGGTTGATTCTCGCGAACAATTAAGTGCAGTCATGAAAATGGAGCAGCAATTGATAGAGGAAACTCTTTCATTCCCAACGGATGTGTTTGCTTTCGATTTTATGAAAACCGTTGAACGTGTCGGCGCATTTTTCAATCTTTATCATTATTATGATGACAACAAAGCCTTGTTTGAAAAACTGGAAGAAAATCGATCAGCTGAGTTATTAGCAAGTAATCAATTTTTCCTTAATGAAATAAAAGGCTTGATTACCTTTCATAGCGAAACAAAAGATAATTTTCAAACTATTGAGAAGTTAAAAGCCTTATTAAAGAGCCGTGCGTATTTTGAAAGAATGCTTGGCTTAATGATGTTGATGGCGTAA